CTTGAAAGATCCTCGCAAATTTGCAGCTGTGGGTGCACGTATTCCAAAAGGGGTGCTTCTTGTAGGGCCTCCAGGAACAGGTAAAACGCTATTGGCTAAAGCTGTTGCGGGAGAAGCAGGAGTACCTTTCTTCAGCATTTCCGGTTCTGACTTCGTGGAAATGTTTGTTGGTGTCGGTGCTTCACGTGTACGTGATTTGTTTGAGAATGCTAAGAAGAGTGCACCATGTATCATTTTCATTGATGAAATTGATGCAGTAGGACGTCAACGTGGCGCCGGCCTTGGTGGCGGACATGATGAACGTGAACAAACACTCAATCAGCTACTCGTTGAAATGGATGGATTTGGTGGTAACGAGGGAATTATTATCGTTGCTGCAACCAACCGTGCAGATATTTTGGACCCTGCATTATTACGTCCAGGTCGCTTTGACCGTCAAATTACAGTGGATCGCCCAGATGTTAAGGGCCGCGAAGCCGTATTGAAGGTACATGCGCGTAACAAACCATTAACCAAAGATGTAAGATTGGATGTTATTGCGAAGCGTACGATTGGATTTACAGGTGCAGATCTTGAGAATTTATTGAATGAAGCTGCATTGATCGCTGCACGTCGTAATCGTCGTGATATTTCCATGAGTGAAGTGGATGAAGCGATTGATCGGGTTATTGTAGGTACTGAGAAACGTAGCCGTGTTATTAGTGATCGTGAGAAACGCATTGTGGCTTATCATGAAGCGGGCCATACGATTGCAGGTTACTTCTTGGAACATGCAGATGTCGTTCATAAGGTTACTATTGTTCCTCGTGGTCGTGCCGGTGGCTATGTGATTATGCTTCCGAAGGAAGATCGCATGTTAGTGACTAAGAATGAACTGTTTGATAAAGTAACCGGTCTACTTGGCGGACGTGTAGCTGAGGAAGTATTTATCGGTGAAATTGGTACGGGTGCATATAGTGACTTCCAACAGGCAACAGGGATTGTACGTAGCATGATCATGGAGTATGGTATGAGCGATAAGCTTGGACCTATGCAATTCGGATCTACCCAAGGTCAAGTATTCTTGGGCCGTGATATCGGACATGAACAGAATTACAGTGATTCCATAGCTTATGAGATTGATCAAGAAATGCAAAACTTCACTAACTATTGTTATGAACGTTGTAAAGATTTGCTGATCAAACATTCTAAGGAAATGCATCTTATTGCAAATACTCTCTTAGAGGTAGAGACACTGGAAATGGATCAGATCAAACAGCTGATTGAACAGGGTTATCTTGATGAAACTGGTCAATCAGAGGGTTCAACGGATGGTAATGCTGAGGAGAATGGTACACCGATCATCGATACGATTGGTGATGTGACTGTACGTATTCAATCTCAGAATGATGGAACAGAACCTACTCCAGTAGGTGACATTCCGAATACTATTCCAGGGACATCTGATGATGATAACAGTAACTCAGGCAATGAAGGCGGAAATCCTCCAGAATCTAAATAAGATGATGGGGTAAGTAGCCTAATAAAAAATCCGGAAAGCACAGATTGATGTGCTTTCCGGATTTTTTTATTAGGTCATTTAGAAGATATAAACTTTATTCTTATTTCATCGGCAAACAAAAGCCATCCTTTTGGGACGATCAAATCGCTTATTTTATGATGGAAAAGGTTGATGTTGTATAGTGCTTATCGGTTTAAAGGGTTTATAAGAGGATCCAGCATTATATTCTCATGGTCTATATTTGTAATAACAATGAGGGAGTGTTCTTTTTTGGCTCACTTGTCAGTGGATTGACAGACTGGTGAACGTTGTGTAAATTAATTGATAAACGACATGGAATACTTAGTGCAATTTATTGCATAGTACAGAAAGTATGGATAACTGAATCATGATGGGCCGTGATTATCAAATTTACGGATATAAATAAATAAAGGGGTTGAATGCTAGTGGAAGCTCTCGCACTAGAGCGAAAGGCAGAACAGAATAGGGAACTCCGTGAACGTCTTATGCAATTAAAGAAGGAACGAAACGCTATTATTCTCGCTCATTATTATCAACGTGATGAGATCCAAGAGGTGGCTGATTTCAGAGGAGATTCATTCTTGTTAGCACAGAAAGCAGCGCAGACGGATGCTGAAGTTATTGTATTCTGTGGCGTTCATTTCATGGGCGAGAGTGCTAAGATACTAGCACCTAATAAGACCGTTCTTATACCCGATGAACGTGCAGGCTGTCCCATGGCAGATATGGTCAATGTAGATGGTCTTCGTAAGCTTAAAGCAGAACATCCGAATGCGAAAGTCGTGACTTATATTAACTCATCTGCAGAGATTAAGGCAGAGACGGATATTTGTTGTACCTCAGCGAATGCTGTAAGGGTGATTCAATCTGTTGATTCTGACGAGATTATATGGGTTCCTGATAAGAATCTAGGACATTATGTACAGCAACATACAGACAAGAAGATGATTATTTGGGAAGGGTATTGTAATACTCACGATATGTTGACTGTAAAAGATGTATATGAAATGAAAGCTAAATATCCGAATGCACCATTCGTAGTTCATCCAGAATGCCGTCCAGAAGTGGTTGAATTAGGTGATTTCGTAGGAAGTACAACGGCGATTCTCGAGTATTGTAAGAAATC
The nucleotide sequence above comes from Paenibacillus sp. IHBB 10380. Encoded proteins:
- the ftsH gene encoding ATP-dependent zinc metalloprotease FtsH, with the translated sequence MNRFIRNSGFYLILFLVVVGIVQFIGGSGETADTPRYDQLRQQLKANNIETLEAQFDGYAYLVTGKYRAEPTDAKSKDFSTYIPATDIALDEIVQSSEANKFNLDIVPMKGQSIWVTLLSSFIPLILMFVLFFFLFNQSQGGGGKVMNFGKSRARVYSEEKKKVTFEDVAGADEEKQELVEIVEFLKDPRKFAAVGARIPKGVLLVGPPGTGKTLLAKAVAGEAGVPFFSISGSDFVEMFVGVGASRVRDLFENAKKSAPCIIFIDEIDAVGRQRGAGLGGGHDEREQTLNQLLVEMDGFGGNEGIIIVAATNRADILDPALLRPGRFDRQITVDRPDVKGREAVLKVHARNKPLTKDVRLDVIAKRTIGFTGADLENLLNEAALIAARRNRRDISMSEVDEAIDRVIVGTEKRSRVISDREKRIVAYHEAGHTIAGYFLEHADVVHKVTIVPRGRAGGYVIMLPKEDRMLVTKNELFDKVTGLLGGRVAEEVFIGEIGTGAYSDFQQATGIVRSMIMEYGMSDKLGPMQFGSTQGQVFLGRDIGHEQNYSDSIAYEIDQEMQNFTNYCYERCKDLLIKHSKEMHLIANTLLEVETLEMDQIKQLIEQGYLDETGQSEGSTDGNAEENGTPIIDTIGDVTVRIQSQNDGTEPTPVGDIPNTIPGTSDDDNSNSGNEGGNPPESK
- the nadA gene encoding quinolinate synthase NadA translates to MEALALERKAEQNRELRERLMQLKKERNAIILAHYYQRDEIQEVADFRGDSFLLAQKAAQTDAEVIVFCGVHFMGESAKILAPNKTVLIPDERAGCPMADMVNVDGLRKLKAEHPNAKVVTYINSSAEIKAETDICCTSANAVRVIQSVDSDEIIWVPDKNLGHYVQQHTDKKMIIWEGYCNTHDMLTVKDVYEMKAKYPNAPFVVHPECRPEVVELGDFVGSTTAILEYCKKSDAKEFIVGTEDGTGFQLRLDSPDTTFHFATKFLVCPNMKVNNLKKLVKCLETMKPQIYVPPAVADKARISLERMLQVQ